In the Thermus antranikianii DSM 12462 genome, ACGCACGGGAAACCCCAACCGGGCCAGGGTGGCGGCGGTGTTGAGCGCCGAGCCCCCAAGGACCCCCCTAAAGCGCAAGGGGTCTTGGCTTTCCTGAATGAGGTCCACCAGGACCTCCCCCAAAAGGGCCAGCATGGCTCCATTATGCCTGTCACCTTCTTTACATTCCCCTGGGGCTTGGGTAGTATAATCCTCTCGAACTTGGGCAATGGCCTGTGGTTTTCTTGGCGACAGGTGTCTTCCCTTGGCCCAAGAGGAGGTGAAGGATGCTCGGCGGATATGCCCATAGGATCGCCCGTATCAACCTCTCTACAGGCCAGGTGGAGTACTTCGCCCCCGATCCCAAGGACCTGGAGATGTATGTGGGCGGAAGGGGTCTAGGGGTTAAGTACGTGTTTGAAAACGGGCCCAAAGTAGACCCCCTGGGCCCCGATAACCTCCTCTGCATCATGAATGGCCCTCTTTCCGGCACGCGGGCCAAGATGTCGGGGCGCCTGGCCGTGGTCACCAAAAGCCCCCTCACGGGCACGGTAACGGATAGCCACATGGGGGGTTGGACCGCGGCCAAGCTGAAGTGGGCGGGGTTTGATGGACTCCTCATCAAGGGAGCCTCGGATAAACCCGTTTACCTACTGGTGAAGGATGGGGAGGTCACCATCCACGATGCCTCGGACCTATGGGGCAAGACCACCCATGAAACCCACCGCATCCTGCGGGAACGCCACGGGGAGGATGCCGACGTGATGGCCATCGGCCCCGCTGGGGAGAACCTGGTCCGCTTCGCCAACTGGATCAACAACGACGAGCGTGCTGCGGGCCGAGGGGGCACCGGGGCGGTGGCGGGAAGCAAAAAGCTCAAGGCCATCGTGGTGGTGGGCAAGCAGGAGAACATGCCCCAACCCAAGGACCCCGAGCTCTGGCGGGAGGCCGACCGCCAGGCCTCGGCCACCATCAACGACCCCAAGAACGTGACCGCCCCCAAGAAGGGTGGGCTTTCCCTCTACGGCACCAACGTGCTCATGAACATCACCAACGTGATGGGAGCCCTGCCCACCTTCAACGCCCAGCACACCTGCATCGAAGGGGTACAGACCATCTCCGGAGAGTACATCCGCGAGCACCGCCTTATCAAGGACAACACCTGCCACGCCTGCCCCGTGGCCTGCAAGAAGATGGTGGAGATCCACATCAACGGCAAGACCATCCGCTTCGAATCCTACGAGTACGAGTCCGCCTGGGCCTTGGGGGCCCACTCCGGCCACACCGACACCGACTGGACCGGGTACGCCATCTACCTCTGCAACGCCTACGGCCTGGACACCATCGAGACAGGCAACGCCATCGCCGTCCTCATGGAGGCCACGGAGAAGGGCTACTACCAGGGTCCCGATGGGATCCGCTTTGGGGACAAGGAGGGCGAGGCCCGCATCATCGAGGCCATCGCCTACCGCCGGGGAGTAGGGGACGGCCTGGCGGAGGGCCCAGCCCGCTGGGCCAAGGCCATCGGCCACCCCGAGATTGCCCTCGAGGTCAAGGGGCAATCCATCCCCGCCTACGACCCCAGGGGGCTCAAGGGCATGGGCATCGCCTACGCCACCTCCAACCGGGGGGCCTGCCACCTCCGGGCCTACACCCCTGCCTCGGAGATCCTAGGCATCCCCTACAAGACCGACCCCTTGGCCTGGGAAGGGAAGGGGAAGCTCACCAAACTCCTTCAGGATCTTTCGGCTTTCACCGATTCCTTGGACCTTTGCAAGTTCAGCCAGTTCGCCGAGGGTCCCGAGGAGTACGCCAAGCAGCTTTCCGCCTACTGGGGCCGGCCCGTGACCCCCGAGGAGATCCTCCTCATCGGGGAGCGCATTTATAACCTAGAGCGCTACTACAACAACCTGGCAGGCTGGGCGGAGGGCTCCGACTACCTGCCCGAGCGCTTCCTCAAGGAACCCTCCGACTGCGCAGGCTCCAAGGGCCAGCTCACGGAGCTGGACCTGATGTTGCAGGAGTACTACCAGGAGCGGGGTTGGGAGAAGGGGGTGGTGCCCCCGGCCAAGCTCCAGGCCTTGGGCATCCTGTCCGCCGCCGCGGACGACTAAGGGGTACCCTAAGGAGACCCGGGCCACCGCCCCCGGGTCTCCTTTAAACTCTTCCTATGCCTAAGGTGAACCTGTACGCCACTTTCCGAGACCTGGTGGGCAAGGGCCAGGTCCAGGTGGAGGGAAGAACGGTTGGGGAAGTTTTGGAGGCCTTGATCAAGGCCTATCCGGCCCTAAAGGAGGAGCTCTTCGAAGGCGAGGGCCTAGCTGAACGGGTCTCGGTTTTCCTGGAGGGCCGGGATGTGCGTTACCTAAATGGGCTTGCCACCCCCCTGACGGAGGAAGCCACCTTGGACCTCTTCCCCCCGGTGGCGGGCGGAACCTTCGCCCAGCGCTTCGGGGCTTTGCCCGCCTGGCTCTTGGAAAGGTACCTCAGCGAATGGGGTGGGAGAAAGCTGGAGGAGGGAGTCTACGCCCTCCCCGGGGCCCGGGTGCGCTTTGCCGAGGCGGAACCCTTAAGGGTGGGAAGCCTCTCCCTCCCCCAGATCGAGGTGGAGGTGGAAGGGGAGGCAGCGGAAGCCTGGTTCGGCCGCATCCACCTGGCGGCAGCCCGGGGGGGAGGTTAAGGAAGCAGCCGTCCCTCCAAAAAGGCTTGGCTCCTCGAGTCCCTTGGGCTTTGGAAAAACCGGTCCACGGGGGCTTCCTCCACCACCTGGCCCTGGAAGAGGAAGACCACCCTATGGGCCAGCCTGCGCACCTGGAAGAGGTCGTGGGTGGCCAGGACCACCCCCCGGCCTCCCCTGGCCGCCTCCTGGAGCAAGGCCTCCACCTTCAGGGTGTTGGCGGGGTCCAGGCTGGCGGTGGGCTCGTCCAGTAACAGGGCTGCAGGCTCCACCAGAAGCGTCCTGGCCAGGGCCAGGCGCACCACCTCCCCCCCGGAGAGGAGATGGGCGGGCTGACGGGCCTTGCCCTCCAAACCCACCTGTTCCAGGAGCCTAAAGGCCCGGGCCAGGGCCTGGCGCCGGGGCACTCCCCGGAGCAACAGGCCAAAGGCAGCGTTTTCTAGGACGCTACGCCGAAGAAGGGGTGGGGTCTGGGGCAGGTAGGCCCGGAACTCCCCTTCCACCTGCCCCTCCTCCGGGGGCAGGAGGCCGGCAAGGAGGCGGAGAAGGGTGGTCTTGCCGCTTCCCGAAGGCCCTAGCACCGCCAGGATCTCCCCGGGGTGCACCTCGAGGTAGGGAACCTCGAGGCGAAAATCCCCGTAGCGGTGGACCAACCCCTGGGCCTTTAAAACCGGACTCATTCCCGCTCCAGGATAACCAGCAGGGCGGTGACCAAGAGGGCCACCCCCAGGAGAATAAACCCTAGGGCCAAGGCGCTTTCCAGCTCCCCCTTTCGGGTTTCCACCACGATGGCCGTGGTAAGGACCCGGGTGTGGTGGCGGATATCCCCGCCCACCAAGGTGGCCGCCCCCACTTCGCTGATGGCCCCGCCGAAGCCGGCGGCCAAGGCGGCGGCCAGGATGCGGCGGCTTTCCCAGAACAGGGTGGGAAGCACCTGGCCCTCCTTGCCCCCCAGGCTCCGCACCAAAAGCCGCACCTCCTCCACCCTGCCCCTGGCCCCCGAAAGCACGAAGGCGGCGATGAGGGGGAAGGCCAAGACCGCCTCCGCCAGCACCATGGCATAGGGAGTGTAGAGGAGGCCCAAGGATCCCAAAGGGCCCGAGCGGGAAAGGAGGAGGTAGAAGAAAAGCCCCACCACCACGGAGGGGAGGGCAAGGCCGGCGTAGAGGAGAATCCGCCCGAAAACCCCCCCACCCCCCTTCAAGGCCAGCCAAAGTCCCAAGGGCACGGCGGGAAGAGCCGCCAGCAAGGTGGCAAGCCCCGCCACCCAGAGGCTGCGCAAGGAAATCTCCAAAAGCTCAGCGGCCGCCACCTCTGGGGATGATACACCGCCCCCTCAAGGGCTTAAAGAGCGGGATCCCCCCCACCCGCAAACCCTCCACCAACCGGGCCGCCTCCTCCGTGGCCAGGAAGCGGCGCAGGGCCTCCGCCTCCTCCGCCTTCGCCCCCTGAGGCACCAGGTAATAGGTGTACTGGTTCAGGAGAAGGGGATCCTCCCGCTGATAAAGGGCCTCCAGGCCCCGTTTGCGGCCCACGGTGAGGTGGGTGGCCAGGTCGGAGAGGGTGTAGGCTCCCTTCTCCGCCGCCAGAACCAGGGTCTGGCCCATGCCCGCCCCCGACTCCAGGTACCAGCCTCCTCGGGGGGTTAGGCCTGCCTTCCGCCAGAGCTCCAGCTCCTTCAGGTGGGTGCCCGAGCGATCCCCCCGGGACACGAAGGGAGCCTGGGCCCGGGCAATCCGCCGCAAGGCCTCCAGGACATCCCCTACCCCCCGGATCCGGGCGGGATCCCTTTTTGGCCCCACCAGGAGGAAGCTATTCTGGGCCAGGCAGAAGGGCTGGGCAATGATGCCGCGCTCCAAGGCTTCCCCCTCGAGGTCCGGGGCATGGACCAGGACCGCATCCACATCCTTACGCTCGGCCAACCGCAAGGCCTGCCCCGTGCCCACGGCCAAAACCTCCACCCGAACCCCCGTAGCCCGCCCGAAGGCCGGCAAAAGCCGGTCCAAAAGCCCCGAGTCGTAGACGCTGGTGGTGGTGGCGAGCCTAAGCCCCAGGGCTGGAACCGAAGCCAGGGCCAGCAGCAAGGGCGCTAGGACAAAGCGCATGGCCCCAGTTTAGCCTTAAGGCGTGGAAGCCTTGGGTGAGGCCTGGCGTCTTTTGCAAGAGGGCCAATACTTTGAAGCACACGAGGCCCTGGAGGAAATCTGGCGGGAGGCGCAGGGAGAGAAACGGCGCTTTTTGCAGGGGCTCATCCTCCTGGCGGCGGCCCTGCACCAGGCCAAGACCGGGCGGAGAGGCCTGAGGAACCTGAAAAAGGCGGAAGGGAAACTCCTGGGCTTCCCCTCCCCCTACCTTGGCCTGGACTGGCGGCCCCTTTTTGAGGAAGCCCGGCGTAGACTTGGGGCGTGAACGCTTGGGTCTACGCCTACCGCGGCCAAGAGGTGGAAAACCGGCACCGCATTTCCCTGGCCATCCACGGGCCAAAGGGCCTACTGGCCTATGCGGGAAACCCCGGGTTATGGGCCTACATGCGCTCCTCGGCCAAGCCCTTCCAGGCCCTGGCCCTCTTCCTCACGGGGGCGGTGGAGCGGTTTGGCATCACGGAGGAGGAAGTGGCCCTGGCCACCGCCAGCCACGACGGCACCCCCCGCCATGTGGCGGTGGCTTCCGGCTTCTTAACCAAGCTGGGCCTCGGCCCTGAGGTCCTGGTCTGCGGGGTCCACCCCCCCTCCTCCAGGGAGGCCCGGAAGGCCCTGGAGGAAGCCGGGCAAAGCCCCACGCCCCTCCACCACAATTGCTCGGGGAAGCATGCGGGCATGCTGGCCGCAAGCCTGGCCCTGGGGGCTAGCCCCGAAGGCTACGAGAACCCCGACCACCCGGTCCAGGTCCTGAACCGGAAGACCCTGAGGGAGCTCTCCGGGGTGGAGCCCCTCCTGGCCATCGACGGGTGTAGCGTCCCCACCTTTTCCCTACCTCTTTCCCGGGCTGCCCGGGCCTTTTACCTCCTGGCGGTGCCGGAAAGGGCCCTCGAGGCGTACCGGGAACCCCTCCGCAAGGTGCAGCAGATCATGCGCCGCCACCCCGAGCTGGTGGCAGGACCCGGGAGCATCGACACCCTCCTGATGGAGCGCCTGCCGGTGGTGGCCAAGCGGGGGGCCGATGGCTACTACGGCCTGGCCCTTCTGGAAAGCCCCCACGGGCCCCTGGGGATCGCCTTGAAGGTGGAAGACGGCTCGGCCCAGGCCCGGGAGGTGGCGGTGGTGGCCCTCCTCCGGCTCCTGGGCTTGGATCCCGGGCCCACCCCTTGGGACCAGCCCGAACGCAGGAACTACCGGGGGCTCCAGGTGGGCTATCTGAAGGCCCACCTGGAACTCACCTGGGTCTAGGGCGTCTCCTACTCCTCAGCCGGCCCGCAGGCCCAGGATCAACCCACCCACGAAGCTAGCCCCGAAGGGCAGGTTGTAGGTGAGGGTGGTGAGGAGCCTCTCCCACAGGCTCTGCAAGCCCGGTTGCTGGAGGAGAGGCTCCACATCCCTTTGGATGCGGGTCCAGTCCACCTGGATGTAGCCCGCCTGGGCCAAAAGCTGCACGGCCACGAAGAGGAGGCCGAGGGCCACGGCCAGGAGGCGGCCCAGCTTTTTCAAGGCGTAGCCCACCGCATACCCCGCCAGGCCGCCAAAGGTCACCTGCCCCAGGTAAGGGCTTAGGTCGGGTAGCTCCACGCCCTCCACCCTAGCGGAACACAGGGGCGAAGGCAACTACTTTAGGCCCAGTAGCTCCGCTTCCTTCCTCATGGCCTCGAGGACAAAGGCCATGTGCTCGTCCAGGGAAAGGCCCAGGTCCTCGGCCCCCATCCGGATCTCCTCCCGGTTCACCCCCCGGGCGAAGGCCTTGTCCTTGAACTTTTTCTTCAAGCTGGAAAGCTCCAGGCCCAGGATGGAGCGGTCCGGGCGCACATAGACCGCGGCGGTGATCAAGCCCGTAAGCTCGTCCACCGCGAAGAGGGCCTTGGCCATCAGGGTCCTGCGGGGTACCCCGGTGTAGGAGGCGTGGCCCAGGATGGCCTCCAAGACCTCCTCCGGGTAGCCCAGGCGCCTCAGCTCCTCCACCCCCCGGTAGGGATGCTCCTGGGGGTACTTCTCGTAGTCCATGTCGTGCAGGACCCCGGCCATGGCCCAAAGCTCCTCGTCCCCCCCGAAGCGGCGGGCATAGGCCCGCATGGCCACCTCCACCGCCCGCATGTGCCGCCTCAGGGACTCGCTTTCCGTCCAGGCTTCCATGAGGGCTAGGGCTTCCGCAAAGCTCGGCATGCCCTAAAGTATAGCCATGCGCCTAGGTTACGGGGAGGATAGCCACCGCCTTATAGAGGGAAAACCCCTATACCTCTGCGGCCTCCTGATTCCAAGCCCCCACGGGGCCCTGGCCCACTCGGATGGGGACGCTCCCCTGCACGCCCTCACCGACGCCTTGCTCTCCGCCTTTGGCCTTGGGGATATCGGCCTCCTCTTCCCCGACACCGACCCCAAGTGGCGAGGAGCCCGCAGCGAGGTCTTTCTAAAGGAAGCCCTCCGCCTCGTTGAGGAAAGGGGGGGAAGGTTGATCCAGGTAAGCCTGGCCATCATCCTGGACCAGCCCAAGCTTTCCCCCCACCGGCAGGGCCTTCAGGAAAATCTCTCCCGGCTTCTTGGCCTACCCCCGGACCGCATCGGCCTTACCTTCAAGACCTCGGAGGGCCTGGCGGTAGCGCACGTGCAGGCCCGAGCCATGGTGCTTTTGGAGGGTTGAGCCTCCGCTGCCCTGGTGGGAGCCCTTGTGGTCTATGCCCTCTACAGCACCCATCCGGAAGGGGCCCTTTTCGCCGGGACCCTGGCCACCGTGCTCTTGCATACCTTCGGGAGGCGGCTTGGTCTTAGGTTCCCCACTCCAAGGTAAAAGGAGGCCGGGCGTGCCCGGCCCCTGAACTCCTTGGGTCTACTTCAGCTTGGCAAGCTCCTGCCGGGCCCTCTCCTGGTCGTAGCGGTCGGCGGCGGTTTTGGCGGGAAGGGAGAGGGCGGTTTCCAGCTGCTTTCTGGCCTCCTCCTTCTTGCCCCAGGCGGCAAGGACCCTGGCGTACTCCACCCGGTGGATGATCCCATCCGGCTCCAGCTCGATGGCCTTTTGCATGAGGGGCTCCACCCTGGAGCCATCCGCCCCCTGGGTGGCCGCCACCAGCCAGCCCTTCTGCACCAGCTCAAAGTGCCAGAGGGCCAGGGCCACCATGGCCCCAGCGTGGTCGGGCTCGAGCTTCAAGGTCTTCTCCAGGTCGCCTCGGATCCTGGGGGCCAAGCCCTCCGCCAGGGCCTCGAGGATCCCCTTGAACTGGGAAAGCCGCCCTAAGGCCCGGGCCCGCTCAAAGTAGCCCTCGGGGTAATCCGGAGCCTTGGCGATGGCCTGGGAGGCCGCCTTCTCCGCCTTTTCAAACCAGGCGCGCTTCTCCTCGGGCTTGGCCTGGTAAAGGGCGTAAAAGCTGGCTCCCTTGGCCGCCAGGGCCAAGGCCTCGGGGGTACCCAGTTTCAAGCCCAGCTCATAGGCTTCCTGAAACCGCCCGGCATCCACCAGGGCCGACACCTGGGGGGCCTGGGCCAGGCCAGCAACCCAAACCATCGTGGCAAGTACGGTTATCCAGCGCCTCATGGGCTTCACCGCTGAGGGATTATACCCGGTACAAGAGAGGTGGGGCGTAAACTGGAAGGCATGAGGCTTATCGGGGGATTGCTGGTTCTCTTGGGCCTACACCTCCTCTCTCTCGCTTGGGCCCAGGAAGCCGAAGAGTTTTTCGCCCGTTGCCAGCGCCTATACCAACAAGGGGCGCTGGAAAGCGCCCAGGCCACCTGCGAGCTGGCCCTCACCAGCGATCCGGAGCACCGGCCAAGCCTCCTCCTTCTCGCCCGCATCCACCTGGAAAGGGGGGACCTCGCGCAGGTGGAAGGCTACCTGGGACGCCTGGGGGATGAGCCGGAGGCCCAGCTCCTTCGCGCCCGGCTGCTTTTGCAAAAGGGCCAGGCCGCCGAGGTGCTAAGGCTTTCCCTCCCCCCGGGGCCCGAGGCCAACCTCCTCCGGGCCATGGCCCTCGAGGCCCTCCACCGGTACGAGGAAGCCTTGAAGCTGGCCCAAGGCTTGCCCTCCACCCCCGAGGCACGCCTTTTGCTGTCCCGGCTCCATCTAGCCCTGGGAAGGCCCCAGGAGGGTCTCACCTTTCTGGGCTCCACCCTTGTGGAGAGGCTGGAGCGAGGCCGCCTCCTCTTCCTCTCGGGGAAGCCCCAGGAGGCCATCCCCCTTCTGGAAGGGCTCTTGCCGGAGCTTTCGGCCCAGCCAGGGTTGCAAGGCCAAGCCCTTTCCCTCCTGGCCTTGGCCTACCTGGGGCAGGGGCAGCTCGTCCAAGGACAAGCGGCCTTGAAACAGCTTTCTACCCTGGAAAACCTCCCGGCCCGCTTCCTGGCCCAGGCTTGGCCTTGGCTTCTCGTCTTCCTGGCCTTTTTGCTCCTGGTCCTCCTGGGGGAAAGCCGCATAGAGCCCTTGCGCACCCTCGAGGTGGTGGAGGATCCCCTGCCGGGTCCGGGAAGCCTTTACCTGACCCTCCTGGGCACCCTCCTCCTGGCCCTCCTCCTGGCCGCCTTCCTAGGCAAAATCCTTTTCGCCAACGCCCTGGCCCTGGTCACCCCTTACCAGAAGGACCTGATCCTCCCTGGCTTTTACCTGTTCTATAGCCTCCTGCTCTTCGCAAGCCTCTTTCTCCAGAGAGGCTTCCGCAAGCGCCTTCCTGCCCTTCTGGGTCCCTGGCCAAGCTGGATCGAGGGGTTTTGGGTGGGGCCGGCCCTGGTCCTCCTCCTTTTCCTCTACGGGTGGATCCGGGAGCCCTTGGGGCTAGGCACCCTCCCCTTAAACCTCCTCGCCTTTTTGGGCCTAGCCCTCATGGAGCCCTTCTTCCGGGGTCTGGTCCCCTTGGTCCTTAAGGAACGGTACCGGGACCTTGCCCCCTACCTGACGGCCTTGCTCTTCGCCGTAGCCGTACCCGGGCCCACCTTCCTTCTCCTCCTCCTGGGGGCGGGCCTCCTCTGGGCCAAGGAGCGGGCAGAGGGCACCCTGGGTCTGGCCTTGGGCTGGGTGGTGGCGGGGGTGATCCTGGCCCTTTTTCCCGCCGCCTGGCTCCGGAGCTTCTGATGCCGCCCTATCCTGGCTTTGCCAGGGTGGGGGCCCAGGTAAAACCCCGTAGGCTAAGGGCAGGATGCGCCCCGTCTTCTTCCTCTCCGATTTTGGCCTCGAGGACCCCTACGTGGGCGTGGTCAAGGCCGTCCTCTGGGAAAAAGCCCCCGGGGTACCCGTCCTGGACCTGGCCCACGCCTTACCCCCCCAGGACCTGCGCCGGGCTGCCTACGCCCTTTTTGAGGCCCTCCCCTACCTGCCGGAACAGGCGGTGATCCTGGCGGTGGTGGACCCTGGGGTGGGCACGAGCCGGCGGGCCATCGCCGCCCTAGGGAGGCGGCTTTACGTGGGGCCTGACAACGGCCTTTTCACCCTGGCCTGGCTTCTGGACCCACCCACCCGAGCCTACGAGATCGCCCGCATCTCCCCCCCAAGCCCCAAGGGCGTCCTCCCCCTGCCAGGCTGGGCCCCGGGGGGCCACACCTTCCACGGCCGCGACCTCTTCGCCCCCGCCGCTGCCCACCTGGCCCTAGGGCTGGCTCCGGAGGAGCTTGGACCGGAGGTGCCCGCCCAGGATCTAACACGCCTTCCCCTCACCCTCACCCCAGGCCCAGAAGGGGAGATCCTCACCTTTGACCGCTTCGGCAACGCCATCACCACCCTCCTCGAGGCTCCCTTGGACAGCCTGGTGGAGGTGGCGGGGAAACGCATCCCCATCCGCAAAACCTTCGGCCAGGTGGAAGTGGGGGAGGCCGTGGCCTACCTGGGAAGCGGAGGCCTCCTGGAGATCGCCCTCAACCGGGGAAACGCCAAGGAGGCCCTAGGGCTAAGGGAAGGGATGCCCGTGGTCATACTTCCTCCACCCAGCGGGCCACCTCACCCAACAGATCCGCCGCCGTGAAATCCAGGCTCACGGGGGTGATGGAGATGTACCCCCTGCGCACCGCGTAAAGGTCCGTTCCCTCCTCCTCCTCCCCCACGGGAGTGCCGGCGATCCAGTAGTAGGGCCTCCCCTCGGGGTCCAGGCGCTCCACCACCGTGTCCTCCCAGTGGTGGGTGGAAAGCCGGGTAACCATGACCCCTTTGGGCACCCCCGCTGGGAAGTTCACGTTGAGGAGAACCCCCTTGGGAAGCCCCTTTCGCATCACCAGGCGGGCGATCCTCACCGCCCACTCCGCCGCCAGGGTGAAGTTGAGCTCCTCCCCCGAGGTGTCCAGGCTGAAGGCGATGGAGGGAATGCCCAAGGAGGCACCCTCCAAAGCCGCGGCCACCGTGCCCGAGTGGGTGAGGTCCAAGCCCAGGTTGACCCCGATGTTGATGCCGGAGACCACCAGATCGGGCCGGCCCAAAAGGTGAACACCCAGCACCACGCAGTCCGCAGGAGTGCCGTCCACCCGGTAGGCGGGGATCTCCCCGAAGCCCGCGCTGGCGGTGTGCTTGAACCGTAGGGGCCGCCTCACGGTGATCCCGTGGCCCACCGCGGACTGTTCCACATCCGGGGCCACCACACAAACCTCCCCCAGAGCCCGCATGGCCAGGCCCAGGGCCTTGATCCCGGGGGAAAAGATGCCGTCGTCGTTGGAAACCAGGATGCGCATGGCTTAAGCCTAAAACAAAAAGGCCCCCGAAGGGGCCTTTGGGCGGAAAGATCCTTTAGAGGCGGCGGACCTTCTTGGCCTGGGGGCCCTTGCCGCCCCGGCCGGCCTCCACCTCGAACTCCACCCGGTCCCCCTCGTTCAGGGTGCGAAACCCCTCGGCCTCGATGGCCGTGAAGTGCACAAACACATCCGGACCCTCTTCCTGCTGGATGAACCCGTAGCCTTTTTCCGCGTTAAACCACTTGACGGTACCCTTCTTCATGCTTCTCCTTCATCCCGAAAACCCACCTGGCTTTCCAGGGACTCTTCACTATTCCACGGATTACCCAAAAAGTCAAGCCCCAAAGCACAAGGGGCCTGAGGGAGGCTTTGGGCTTAGTGGTGGTGCCCGCCCTCGTGCACGTGGCCGTGAAGGATCTCCTCGGGGGTAGCCTCCCGGACCCTTACCACCTCCACCTCGAAGTCCAGGTCCTTACCCGCCAGGGGGTGGTTGAAGTCAATGGTCACCTCTTCCCCCTGGACCTCCACCACGGTGAGGGGCATGGGGTTCCCCTCCATGTCCTGGGCATAGAACTGGGCCCCGGGCACCACCTCCGCGTCCTCGGGGAAGGCGGAGAGGGGCACCACCTGAACCCCCTCGGGGTCGCGGGGTCCATAGGCCTTGTCCGCAGGCACACGGGCCTGGAAGATCTCCCCCTCCTCGCGGCCTTCCAGCTCCTCCTCGAGGCCCCGGATCAGGTTGCCGTGCCCGTGCAAGTAGGAAAGCTCCCCCTGGTCCAAGACCTCCCCCTCCACCTGGAGGGTGTAACGGATGGTCACTACCTTGTCTTGTTCCACCTTCATGGTCACCCTTTCGCAAGCCAGGCTTGCTCCCCTTAGCCTAGCAGACCCGCCCCTTGGAGGAAAGGTGGGGGAAGCTTTCCCCGTATCCAAGCCCCTTTCCCCTGCCCTTGCAAGCCCTATAGTAGGGGTATGCGGGTGGAAACGATCATCGGCAAAACCCCGGTGGTGCGCCTTTTCAAGGTGGTGGAACCCGATATGGCCG is a window encoding:
- a CDS encoding aldehyde ferredoxin oxidoreductase family protein; translated protein: MLGGYAHRIARINLSTGQVEYFAPDPKDLEMYVGGRGLGVKYVFENGPKVDPLGPDNLLCIMNGPLSGTRAKMSGRLAVVTKSPLTGTVTDSHMGGWTAAKLKWAGFDGLLIKGASDKPVYLLVKDGEVTIHDASDLWGKTTHETHRILRERHGEDADVMAIGPAGENLVRFANWINNDERAAGRGGTGAVAGSKKLKAIVVVGKQENMPQPKDPELWREADRQASATINDPKNVTAPKKGGLSLYGTNVLMNITNVMGALPTFNAQHTCIEGVQTISGEYIREHRLIKDNTCHACPVACKKMVEIHINGKTIRFESYEYESAWALGAHSGHTDTDWTGYAIYLCNAYGLDTIETGNAIAVLMEATEKGYYQGPDGIRFGDKEGEARIIEAIAYRRGVGDGLAEGPARWAKAIGHPEIALEVKGQSIPAYDPRGLKGMGIAYATSNRGACHLRAYTPASEILGIPYKTDPLAWEGKGKLTKLLQDLSAFTDSLDLCKFSQFAEGPEEYAKQLSAYWGRPVTPEEILLIGERIYNLERYYNNLAGWAEGSDYLPERFLKEPSDCAGSKGQLTELDLMLQEYYQERGWEKGVVPPAKLQALGILSAAADD
- a CDS encoding ubiquitin-like small modifier protein 1 yields the protein MPKVNLYATFRDLVGKGQVQVEGRTVGEVLEALIKAYPALKEELFEGEGLAERVSVFLEGRDVRYLNGLATPLTEEATLDLFPPVAGGTFAQRFGALPAWLLERYLSEWGGRKLEEGVYALPGARVRFAEAEPLRVGSLSLPQIEVEVEGEAAEAWFGRIHLAAARGGG
- a CDS encoding ATP-binding cassette domain-containing protein, whose protein sequence is MSPVLKAQGLVHRYGDFRLEVPYLEVHPGEILAVLGPSGSGKTTLLRLLAGLLPPEEGQVEGEFRAYLPQTPPLLRRSVLENAAFGLLLRGVPRRQALARAFRLLEQVGLEGKARQPAHLLSGGEVVRLALARTLLVEPAALLLDEPTASLDPANTLKVEALLQEAARGGRGVVLATHDLFQVRRLAHRVVFLFQGQVVEEAPVDRFFQSPRDSRSQAFLEGRLLP
- a CDS encoding ABC transporter permease, which encodes MAAAELLEISLRSLWVAGLATLLAALPAVPLGLWLALKGGGGVFGRILLYAGLALPSVVVGLFFYLLLSRSGPLGSLGLLYTPYAMVLAEAVLAFPLIAAFVLSGARGRVEEVRLLVRSLGGKEGQVLPTLFWESRRILAAALAAGFGGAISEVGAATLVGGDIRHHTRVLTTAIVVETRKGELESALALGFILLGVALLVTALLVILERE
- a CDS encoding substrate-binding domain-containing protein, translated to MRFVLAPLLLALASVPALGLRLATTTSVYDSGLLDRLLPAFGRATGVRVEVLAVGTGQALRLAERKDVDAVLVHAPDLEGEALERGIIAQPFCLAQNSFLLVGPKRDPARIRGVGDVLEALRRIARAQAPFVSRGDRSGTHLKELELWRKAGLTPRGGWYLESGAGMGQTLVLAAEKGAYTLSDLATHLTVGRKRGLEALYQREDPLLLNQYTYYLVPQGAKAEEAEALRRFLATEEAARLVEGLRVGGIPLFKPLRGRCIIPRGGGR
- a CDS encoding DUF309 domain-containing protein, producing MEALGEAWRLLQEGQYFEAHEALEEIWREAQGEKRRFLQGLILLAAALHQAKTGRRGLRNLKKAEGKLLGFPSPYLGLDWRPLFEEARRRLGA
- a CDS encoding asparaginase is translated as MNAWVYAYRGQEVENRHRISLAIHGPKGLLAYAGNPGLWAYMRSSAKPFQALALFLTGAVERFGITEEEVALATASHDGTPRHVAVASGFLTKLGLGPEVLVCGVHPPSSREARKALEEAGQSPTPLHHNCSGKHAGMLAASLALGASPEGYENPDHPVQVLNRKTLRELSGVEPLLAIDGCSVPTFSLPLSRAARAFYLLAVPERALEAYREPLRKVQQIMRRHPELVAGPGSIDTLLMERLPVVAKRGADGYYGLALLESPHGPLGIALKVEDGSAQAREVAVVALLRLLGLDPGPTPWDQPERRNYRGLQVGYLKAHLELTWV
- a CDS encoding FUN14 domain-containing protein, encoding MELPDLSPYLGQVTFGGLAGYAVGYALKKLGRLLAVALGLLFVAVQLLAQAGYIQVDWTRIQRDVEPLLQQPGLQSLWERLLTTLTYNLPFGASFVGGLILGLRAG
- a CDS encoding HD domain-containing protein, with translation MPSFAEALALMEAWTESESLRRHMRAVEVAMRAYARRFGGDEELWAMAGVLHDMDYEKYPQEHPYRGVEELRRLGYPEEVLEAILGHASYTGVPRRTLMAKALFAVDELTGLITAAVYVRPDRSILGLELSSLKKKFKDKAFARGVNREEIRMGAEDLGLSLDEHMAFVLEAMRKEAELLGLK
- the ispF gene encoding 2-C-methyl-D-erythritol 2,4-cyclodiphosphate synthase is translated as MRLGYGEDSHRLIEGKPLYLCGLLIPSPHGALAHSDGDAPLHALTDALLSAFGLGDIGLLFPDTDPKWRGARSEVFLKEALRLVEERGGRLIQVSLAIILDQPKLSPHRQGLQENLSRLLGLPPDRIGLTFKTSEGLAVAHVQARAMVLLEG
- a CDS encoding tetratricopeptide repeat protein, with amino-acid sequence MRLIGGLLVLLGLHLLSLAWAQEAEEFFARCQRLYQQGALESAQATCELALTSDPEHRPSLLLLARIHLERGDLAQVEGYLGRLGDEPEAQLLRARLLLQKGQAAEVLRLSLPPGPEANLLRAMALEALHRYEEALKLAQGLPSTPEARLLLSRLHLALGRPQEGLTFLGSTLVERLERGRLLFLSGKPQEAIPLLEGLLPELSAQPGLQGQALSLLALAYLGQGQLVQGQAALKQLSTLENLPARFLAQAWPWLLVFLAFLLLVLLGESRIEPLRTLEVVEDPLPGPGSLYLTLLGTLLLALLLAAFLGKILFANALALVTPYQKDLILPGFYLFYSLLLFASLFLQRGFRKRLPALLGPWPSWIEGFWVGPALVLLLFLYGWIREPLGLGTLPLNLLAFLGLALMEPFFRGLVPLVLKERYRDLAPYLTALLFAVAVPGPTFLLLLLGAGLLWAKERAEGTLGLALGWVVAGVILALFPAAWLRSF